Genomic window (Pogoniulus pusillus isolate bPogPus1 chromosome 17, bPogPus1.pri, whole genome shotgun sequence):
GCGGCTGCAGCCCCGCCCAACGCCACTCTCGCCCCGCCCAACGCCCCTCTCGCCCCGCCCAACGCCACTctcgccccgccccgcccccgcctTGGCCCCGCCCCCGCATGCCGATCAGCGCCTCCGGCGCAGCCAATAGGGAGGCGGCGGGGGCGTGTCCGCGGCGGGGCTTGCCCGGGCTTGTGAGCTCGGCGCTTCCGGGCCGGACACGTGTGAGCGGCGCCGGGCCCGGCCGCGGCGGCGGCTCTGGGGGCGAGCGGGGGGACACGGACCGGGGGTAAAGCGTGAGCCTCATAGTGGGCagtgcaggagggcaggggctTGGCAGCGGGTAatgggggaggcagggagctggggccgGGAGCGAGGCGGTAGAGGGCCCGGGGAGTGGTCAAGCAGGGCCCTAGGGGGTGGGTAATGGGGTGGGCGGGGGGGGTAGCGGTGAGGTGAGCGGGCGCTGCGGGTCGGTAAGGGGGTGGGCAGGGTCCTGGGACCGAAAATGAAGCAGACGAGTGCTGGGCGGTGAAGGGACAAGGGCCTGGGGACAGGGTGTGGCTATGTGTCCTTGtttcctttccccctgccccGTAGCTCCTGCCTACGGCGCAGGCGGGGAGATACGTGGCGAGGAGGGGGTTGCTGTGTGGTACGTGGGACCCTTTGATAGAAGGGCATGGGGGCTGCATGGCACTCAAGACCCCTTTGCCCACTTCAGCAGGAATGCCTCCTGGCAAAGGGCAGATGATCCCACTGCTGCCCGCCTTGAAGGTCTCCACACCCACCGCACATGGCACCCCTGGCCCTGCTACGGTGGGCAGCACTCCGCTGCCCGAGGGTCCTGGCTCGTCGCAGGGtcgcagcaagaagaggagccGTAAGCACCAGCGTTTCATGGAGCGCCgggcactgctggagcagaaggggCTGCTGAGACCCCGCAGGCGCCCGGGCAGCCAGGCCCCCGCCATGGGACTAGAGGCACACAACACGCTCACCAAGACAGATGGCACCGTGGCAGCACGGTGTGGGAAGGTCCCCAGGCCCAAAAAGGTCGttgccccatccctgtccccatccaccTCTCCAGACGGGGTAGCCAGGCAGCACTCGGTGCTGCCGTCCCAAGGGAATGGCAGCTCCAAGGGGGTGCAGACGTCCTTCCCGCTCCTGCGCCCCAGCAAGTATGTGGCCATCGACTGTGAGATGGTGGGCACCGGCCCTCAGggcaggctgagtgagctggcacGGTGCTCTGTGGTGAGCTACGAGGGGGACGTCATCTACGACAAGTACGTGCAGCCCGAGCTGCCCATCGTGGACTACCGCACACGCTGGAGTGGCATCACCAGGCAGCACATGAAGAGAGCAATTCCCTTCAAGACTGCCCAGGCAGAGgtgaggaaaaagagagaaaatgaaaaagaaccccccccaaaaatccAGGCTGTGGTCTCTGGCAGGCACAGGTTGGGGCATTTGGTGGTTTGTGCCGGGCTGCTCTGAGGCACAAGCGCAGGGAGCCTCTGAAGCCGTGCCCTGGGCTGGTTTGCTTGTTGCTGCTCTGTTCTGGGTAGCTCAAAAGTAGAACTGAAGGAACTGGCCTAACACAAAATGGTTTGGTTTAAGCTTAATTGGTGTTGCTGCACTGCCTGTCTGACCCTTTCTGACGCTTCCAGATCCTGAAGATCTTGAAAGACAAGATTGTGGTGGGACATGCAATCCACAACGACTTCCAGGCCCTGAAGTACTTCCACCCGAAAGACAGGACCCGAGACACGAGTCAGATCCCTGTGCTGAAGCAGAGAGTTGGGCTCCCTGTCAAGGCCAGCGTCTCCCTCAAGAGCTTGGCCAGGCACCTGCTTCAGAAGAAGATCCAGGTCAGTGCCAGGAGCTCTGAGAAGGGGAACAGTTTGTGGGTTTGCTCTGAGCCCGAGTGGTCAGCCTGGTCCTGGTTCACTGCATCTCCATAGATGTGAGGTGGAGCTGAACCTTACCCTGTGTATGATCAAGTTTGGGGACCCCAGGTGCCCTCTTGAGATGACTATGGAGCACCTCaggagaatcatggaatggtttgagttggaagaggggCCTGAAAGATTATCCACTCCCAATCCCCCTGGAATAAAGCACTCCGGATAGTGCTCAAGAGGTTCCTGCCTCTCCTCGGCTGCGTCAAACCTTTGACatctgcagcacccccaggccctgtgtccccccaggcagccaggcagtgtAACCTGTGGGATTTTTTGCCACCCCTCTTATCTAACGAGGCTTTTCCCCCTTTGCTCAGGTTGGCTGCAAAGGGCACTCATCAGTGGAGGATGCTCAGACGGCCATGGAGCTCTACAGACTGGTGGAGGTGCAGTGGGAGACAGAGctggcctgcagcctgcccccccgcccccccagccccgtcacagaccccacagcagagagcagtcaCTACATGGATGACCAGTACTGGCCCACAGACCTGATGGCAAGTGGCCTCTGATGGGGGACAGCATTTCCTCCACGTGGTTTGGGCTGCCCTGGTGCCTTCAGCAGTTAAAGGTGGAGGCAGCTGCTGACCTTCCAGGGGGCCTTGTGCCCCACACACTCTGCCTAGTGCTCAGCCCTGTTCAGGGTGGCAGTGCAGGGGAGTCAGGCACCCTCAGCCCTACTCAGGGAAGGAGAAATGGTGGCACTTGGACACTGGCAATCTCCTGAagatgctgtctgcagctccttgctttCACACAGAAGCAAGAGCTGTGACTGTGCCGTGTTCATCTGTGACTTGGTGCTAGAGGGTGAGCAGGGTCCTGATGTCAGTCTGGAATGACTGGGCAGTGACTGCAGTGgtgagctggggctgccagGGTGCCTCCCATGCCCTCTGGGAAGGGAATGTGCCCATAGTGGGCAAGTGGCAAGTCGTTCAGTGGGAGGACTGAGGTGTCTTGCTGATGGCCAAAGGCTGCAAACCATCCAGGGCTAGCTGAACAACCactttcctcctgctctgctttggacCTTGAAGAAACTCTAGGTCTAATCAGGAGCCTGAGGAGCACTTGAGTGAACTATTCTCATAATGTCCAGCTCTAAATTAAAAACTGGCCTTGCTACCcccctgtgtgtgtgctgcatcaTCTCACCTGGCAGCTCTTCATGAGGGAGAGGGCAAGCAAGGGGGTGGCAAACAGCTGCCTGCCTACCACGGCTTAAAACCCCACCTGCAACCAGGAAGGGTGCCTGGTGTGGCCTGATGGTGGCTGGAGTAAGCAGCTCCTTGGGGTAAGGACTGGTCCTTTGCTCTGGGTACATCCCAGTGAaagcagggggagcaggggatgggCTCTGACAGAAACCTCTGGTCCAGCATTGTCAGCTGTGTGAAGGAAGCCCAGTGCAGGAGAAAGCATCCTGCTGTATCCCCTCCAGATGGGCTGTACCAGCTCCAGGAGCTCTCCTTGTGAGTGGGGTTTCCTACCCTGCACGTTAGCATCCCTGTGCCTGGCATCTGGGAGCAAGAGCTGCACCTGCTCTGCCGGCTGGGagtggtgctgagctgtgatgTGGGCTGCTGGTATGGGGGGATGGTCGccttcagtggctctgcctgCGAGGCTGCTGCTCCGTGGGTGATGGATTTACCTACCTGTGGCTGCACCACCCCAGCTGAGTGTGGtacagggctgggcagggcactctggcactgccctgggcagcagaacCGCCGTGGCTAGAGAAATTCTCTTGCTCTTTTCGCTGCACCCCTTAAGGCTGAAGCCATCCttctgtcgtggaggggttggCACAGGGGGGCCCCGGTCCTGCTGCCCGgagagctgccacagcagagcgtGGGCACGGCGGCCAGCAGGGACACGGGGGCCGTGTCCCAGGCTCTTCCCAGCGGccgggaggggggaggagagctGAGCCCCAGGCTTGGGGAGCGGCCAAGGCGGGCGGGTGACGCAGGCACACCTGACGCACACAGCGGTGCCGCTGCGAGAGGCGGCTTGCCCTTGGCAGCTTAACTCCTCCCTGCCCGGCTCGGGAACCAGCCGGCACATCGGGCACGTCTACGAGGCTCTGCCCTCCCGGTGGCCCGAGCACAACCACCCTGCGACGGAAGGGACGACCTGGGCTGCGCCCTGAGCTCTCGGTCCGGGCACTCTCCACCAGACCCGGTTGGAAACATGGCCCCAGAAGAGGTCTTTGGCTCCTGCTCGTCCTGATTTGTCCCCAGCGCGTTCCTGACGCGGCAAGCTGCGAACCGCAGCCGGCACCACCCTGTGGGTGCAGCTAAGCCGAGCCCCAGTGTGATGTTTGCAGTGTCAGCAGGACCCGGCGAGGTATGGGAGGGACCTGAACCCCATGGAGGGACCTGGACCCCATGGAGCACGCAGGGCATACaggaggagcacagccaggagacGTTTTCCTCTCTCTTATCTACCATTTCCACCTCTCCTGGGACGACagaagggaagcaaagcaaTAGGACAGGTGGAAGCTCAGCAGGTTGGCAGACCCACCAGCAAGGTGGCGTTCCAAAGCTCCCAGGAAACACACCCAGTGCACGGCCCCTGTAGCTGCATTTGCTCAGGGGGTGGATGGATCTGGGGGGAGCTTGCATGGAGCACTCCATAGCCCCTGGCTTCTTTGCCTCTCgttgccctccccagccctctgtgtctcagcaccctgcagctctgacttagaatcataaaatcagtcagggtgggaagggaccacaaggagcagccagttccaaccccctgccgtgcccagggacacctcacactagatcaggctgcccacagcctcatccagcctggcctgaaacacctccaggaagga
Coding sequences:
- the AEN gene encoding apoptosis-enhancing nuclease, encoding MPPGKGQMIPLLPALKVSTPTAHGTPGPATVGSTPLPEGPGSSQGRSKKRSRKHQRFMERRALLEQKGLLRPRRRPGSQAPAMGLEAHNTLTKTDGTVAARCGKVPRPKKVVAPSLSPSTSPDGVARQHSVLPSQGNGSSKGVQTSFPLLRPSKYVAIDCEMVGTGPQGRLSELARCSVVSYEGDVIYDKYVQPELPIVDYRTRWSGITRQHMKRAIPFKTAQAEILKILKDKIVVGHAIHNDFQALKYFHPKDRTRDTSQIPVLKQRVGLPVKASVSLKSLARHLLQKKIQVGCKGHSSVEDAQTAMELYRLVEVQWETELACSLPPRPPSPVTDPTAESSHYMDDQYWPTDLMASGL